The Seriola aureovittata isolate HTS-2021-v1 ecotype China chromosome 2, ASM2101889v1, whole genome shotgun sequence genome has a segment encoding these proteins:
- the rbm5 gene encoding RNA-binding protein 5 isoform X2, giving the protein MGADKRISRTERSGRYGSEQSRDESEWRDRRDRDQERDHNMRRWGEDRRSDRYEGGDRRGSRDSPEYRERKRRNSDRSEDGYHSDGDYPEQDYRREPGEEKKSKTIMLWGLSPHVTEDDIRFAIDQLEGPQPVDVRLMKKKTGISRGFAFVDFYHLQDATRWMETNQKRLTIQGKSVDMHYSHPRNKYEDWLCNTCGLYNFRRRLKCFRCGAAKAESETNSNTGISETQPSGDFYGDTIILRNIAPLTTVEAIMTALAPYANLSSNNIRLIKDKQTGQNRGFAFVQLSSPLEASQLLTILQGLQPPLKLDGKTIGVDYAKSARKDLLLPDGNRVSAFSVASTAIAAAQWSSSQSSEGMSEYSYLQEGYTPMSQEYQTYYQQGAGASTSQGNGILGAAPGVKIVPTAAGVVISQSAQVYQPHIIAQPAVQALPLAQQLEAKPQTGHLPGIEAASVPVAPVVAATVTAASTLIASGQTADNSNAVPDTSTYQYDESSGYYYDPQTGLYYDPNTHYYYNSQTQQYLYWDSEKQTYVPASTDANAGQNDNAGKESKEGKEKKEKPKSKTAQQIAKDMERWAKSLNKQKENFRSSFQPISQEERKEAAAADAGFTLFEKKAGALDRLMPEMPRAPEEEPPTSSVNTSKCGLVAAYSGDSDPEEGLAEIDGGDGGQDKLTDWKKLACLLCRRQFPNKESLIRHQQLSDLHKKNLEVLRRSQMTEAELEELERKETEMKYRDRAAERREKYGIPEPPAPKKKKFSQPAPVINYEQPTKDGLNSDNIGNKMLQAMGWKEGKGLGRNQQGITTPIEAQMRTKGAGLGTKGTNYTLSASDTYKDAVRKAMFARFTELE; this is encoded by the exons ATGGGAGCTGATAAAAG GATTAGTCGGACAGAACGGAGTGGTAGATATGGCTCTGAACAGTCCCGCGATGAATCAGAATGGCGcgacagaagagacagagatcaAGAGCGAGATCACAACATGCGTCGCTGGGGGGAAGATAGACGTAGTGATCGCTATGAAGGAGGAGATCGCCGAGGATCAAGAGACAGTCCGGAG taCAGAGAAAGGAAACGACGCAACAGTGATCGATCAGAAGATGGTTATCACTCTGATGGTGACTACCCAGAGCAGGATTATAGAAGGGAGCCtggggaggagaagaagagtaAGACCATCATGCTCTGGGGTCTGTCTCCTCATGTCACTGAGGATGAT ATTCGTTTTGCCATAGACCAACTGGAAGGACCCCAGCCAGTGGATGTCAGgctgatgaaaaagaaaacag GTATAAGCCGTGGTTTCGCCTTCGTGGACTTTTATCACTTGCAAGATGCTACCCGATGGATGGAGACCAATCAG AAACGTCTGACCATCCAAGGCAAAAGCGTGGACATGCACTACAGTCATCCCAGAAACAAGTATGAAGACTGGCTCTGCAACACT TGTGGCCTGTACAATTTCCGGAGGAGGCTGAAGTGCTTCAGGTGTGGAGCAGCCAAAGCTG AAAGTGAAACCAACAGTAATACTGGAATCTCTGAAACTCAACCCAGTGGAGATTTCTATGGCGACA CAATCATTCTGAGAAATATTGCTCCCCTGACCACCGTTGAAGCCATCATGACAGCCCTGGCGCCATACGCTAATCTTTCATCGAACAACATTCGCCTCATCAAGGACAAGCAGACAGGCCAGAACAGAGGCTTTGCCTTTGTACAgctgtcctctcctctg GAGGCCTCTCAGCTGCTAACCATCTTACAGGGACTACAGCCTCCTCTAAAACTGGATGGAAAAACAATTGGGGTGGATTATGCTAAGAGTGCTAGAAA GGACCTTTTACTACCAGACGGGAATCGTGTCAGTGCCTTCTCTGTGGCCAGCACAGCCATCGCTGCAGCTCAGTGGTCTTCAAGTCAG AGCTCAGAGGGAATGTCGGAGTACAGCTACTTGCAAGAAGGCTATACTCCAATGTCACAG GAGTACCAGACTTACTACCAGCAAGGAGCAGGAGCCAGCACCTCGCAGGGAAATGGAATTCTAGGAG CTGCCCCAGGTGTAAAGATTGTTCCAACTGCAGCTGGAGTAGTAATCTCACAGAGTGCACAAGTCTACCAACCCCATATAATTGCTCAGCCTGCTGTTCAG GCATTGCCACTTGCTCAGCAACTGGAGGCAAAACCCCAGACAGGACATCTCCCTGGCATTGAAGCTGCGTCTGTGCCTGTTGCCCCTGTAGTTGCTGCCACTGTTACCGCTGCCAGTACATTAATAGCCTCTGGACAGACAGCTGACAACAGCAATG CTGTTCCTGATACATCCACCTATCAGTATGATGAGTCCTCTGGCTACTATTATGATCCTCAAACTGGCCTCTACTATGACCCAAACACACAT TATTACTACAACTCTCAGACCCAGCAGTATCTGTACTGGGACAGTGAGAAGCAGACATATGTACCTGCCTCAACTGACGCAAATGCTGGACAAAATGATAACGCAGGCAAAGAATCAAAAGAAGGcaaggagaaaaaggaaaagccCAAAAGCAAGACTGCTCAGCAG ATTGCTAAAGACATGGAACGGTGGGCTAAAAGTCTCAACAAGCAGAAAGAGAACTTTAGGAGTAGCTTTCAGCCTATTAGtcaagaagagaggaaggaggcagcagctgctgatgctggCTTCACACTGTTTGAAAAGAAG GCAGGAGCTCTAGACAGACTAATGCCAGAGATGCCAAGGGCCCCTGAGGAGGAGCCACCAACCAGCTCTGTCAACACTTCAAAG TGTGGCCTTGTGGCAGCCTACAGTGGAGACAGTGACCCTGAGGAGGGGCTAGCAGAGATTGATGGAGGTGACGGAGGCCAGGACAAGCTGACGGACTGGAAAAAGTTGGCCTGCTTGTTGTGTAGGAGACAGTTTCCCAATAAAGAGAGTCTTATTCGACATCAGCAACTCTCTGACCTCCACAAG AAAAACCTGGAGGTTCTACGCCGATCCCAAATGACGGAAGCAGAGCTGGAAGAGTTGGAGAGGAAAGAGACTGAG ATGAAATATAGAGACAgagcagctgagaggagagaaaaatatggTATCCCTGAACCCCCAGCGcccaaaaagaagaaatttagCCAACCAGCACCAGTCAT TAACTATGAGCAGCCCACTAAGGACGGCCTTAACAGTGACAATATTGGGAACAAAATGCTGCAGGCCATGGGCTGGAAGGAGGGGAAAGGACTTGGTCGCAACCAACAAGGCATCACCACACCCATTGAG GCACAGATGAGAACAAAAGGAGCTGGACTTGGCACTAAAGGCACCAACTACACCCTCTCTGCTTCAGACACGTACAAAGACGCAGTCCGCAAAGCCATGTTCGCTCGTTTCACTGAATTGGAATGA
- the rbm5 gene encoding RNA-binding protein 5 isoform X1 has product MGADKRISRTERSGRYGSEQSRDESEWRDRRDRDQERDHNMRRWGEDRRSDRYEGGDRRGSRDSPEYRERKRRNSDRSEDGYHSDGDYPEQDYRREPGEEKKSKTIMLWGLSPHVTEDDIRFAIDQLEGPQPVDVRLMKKKTGISRGFAFVDFYHLQDATRWMETNQKRLTIQGKSVDMHYSHPRNKYEDWLCNTCGLYNFRRRLKCFRCGAAKAESETNSNTGISETQPSGDFYGDTIILRNIAPLTTVEAIMTALAPYANLSSNNIRLIKDKQTGQNRGFAFVQLSSPLEASQLLTILQGLQPPLKLDGKTIGVDYAKSARKDLLLPDGNRVSAFSVASTAIAAAQWSSSQSSEGMSEYSYLQEGYTPMSQEYQTYYQQGAGASTSQGNGILGAAPGVKIVPTAAGVVISQSAQVYQPHIIAQPAVQALPLAQQLEAKPQTGHLPGIEAASVPVAPVVAATVTAASTLIASGQTADNSNAVPDTSTYQYDESSGYYYDPQTGLYYDPNTHYYYNSQTQQYLYWDSEKQTYVPASTDANAGQNDNAGKESKEGKEKKEKPKSKTAQQIAKDMERWAKSLNKQKENFRSSFQPISQEERKEAAAADAGFTLFEKKQAGALDRLMPEMPRAPEEEPPTSSVNTSKCGLVAAYSGDSDPEEGLAEIDGGDGGQDKLTDWKKLACLLCRRQFPNKESLIRHQQLSDLHKKNLEVLRRSQMTEAELEELERKETEMKYRDRAAERREKYGIPEPPAPKKKKFSQPAPVINYEQPTKDGLNSDNIGNKMLQAMGWKEGKGLGRNQQGITTPIEAQMRTKGAGLGTKGTNYTLSASDTYKDAVRKAMFARFTELE; this is encoded by the exons ATGGGAGCTGATAAAAG GATTAGTCGGACAGAACGGAGTGGTAGATATGGCTCTGAACAGTCCCGCGATGAATCAGAATGGCGcgacagaagagacagagatcaAGAGCGAGATCACAACATGCGTCGCTGGGGGGAAGATAGACGTAGTGATCGCTATGAAGGAGGAGATCGCCGAGGATCAAGAGACAGTCCGGAG taCAGAGAAAGGAAACGACGCAACAGTGATCGATCAGAAGATGGTTATCACTCTGATGGTGACTACCCAGAGCAGGATTATAGAAGGGAGCCtggggaggagaagaagagtaAGACCATCATGCTCTGGGGTCTGTCTCCTCATGTCACTGAGGATGAT ATTCGTTTTGCCATAGACCAACTGGAAGGACCCCAGCCAGTGGATGTCAGgctgatgaaaaagaaaacag GTATAAGCCGTGGTTTCGCCTTCGTGGACTTTTATCACTTGCAAGATGCTACCCGATGGATGGAGACCAATCAG AAACGTCTGACCATCCAAGGCAAAAGCGTGGACATGCACTACAGTCATCCCAGAAACAAGTATGAAGACTGGCTCTGCAACACT TGTGGCCTGTACAATTTCCGGAGGAGGCTGAAGTGCTTCAGGTGTGGAGCAGCCAAAGCTG AAAGTGAAACCAACAGTAATACTGGAATCTCTGAAACTCAACCCAGTGGAGATTTCTATGGCGACA CAATCATTCTGAGAAATATTGCTCCCCTGACCACCGTTGAAGCCATCATGACAGCCCTGGCGCCATACGCTAATCTTTCATCGAACAACATTCGCCTCATCAAGGACAAGCAGACAGGCCAGAACAGAGGCTTTGCCTTTGTACAgctgtcctctcctctg GAGGCCTCTCAGCTGCTAACCATCTTACAGGGACTACAGCCTCCTCTAAAACTGGATGGAAAAACAATTGGGGTGGATTATGCTAAGAGTGCTAGAAA GGACCTTTTACTACCAGACGGGAATCGTGTCAGTGCCTTCTCTGTGGCCAGCACAGCCATCGCTGCAGCTCAGTGGTCTTCAAGTCAG AGCTCAGAGGGAATGTCGGAGTACAGCTACTTGCAAGAAGGCTATACTCCAATGTCACAG GAGTACCAGACTTACTACCAGCAAGGAGCAGGAGCCAGCACCTCGCAGGGAAATGGAATTCTAGGAG CTGCCCCAGGTGTAAAGATTGTTCCAACTGCAGCTGGAGTAGTAATCTCACAGAGTGCACAAGTCTACCAACCCCATATAATTGCTCAGCCTGCTGTTCAG GCATTGCCACTTGCTCAGCAACTGGAGGCAAAACCCCAGACAGGACATCTCCCTGGCATTGAAGCTGCGTCTGTGCCTGTTGCCCCTGTAGTTGCTGCCACTGTTACCGCTGCCAGTACATTAATAGCCTCTGGACAGACAGCTGACAACAGCAATG CTGTTCCTGATACATCCACCTATCAGTATGATGAGTCCTCTGGCTACTATTATGATCCTCAAACTGGCCTCTACTATGACCCAAACACACAT TATTACTACAACTCTCAGACCCAGCAGTATCTGTACTGGGACAGTGAGAAGCAGACATATGTACCTGCCTCAACTGACGCAAATGCTGGACAAAATGATAACGCAGGCAAAGAATCAAAAGAAGGcaaggagaaaaaggaaaagccCAAAAGCAAGACTGCTCAGCAG ATTGCTAAAGACATGGAACGGTGGGCTAAAAGTCTCAACAAGCAGAAAGAGAACTTTAGGAGTAGCTTTCAGCCTATTAGtcaagaagagaggaaggaggcagcagctgctgatgctggCTTCACACTGTTTGAAAAGAAG cAGGCAGGAGCTCTAGACAGACTAATGCCAGAGATGCCAAGGGCCCCTGAGGAGGAGCCACCAACCAGCTCTGTCAACACTTCAAAG TGTGGCCTTGTGGCAGCCTACAGTGGAGACAGTGACCCTGAGGAGGGGCTAGCAGAGATTGATGGAGGTGACGGAGGCCAGGACAAGCTGACGGACTGGAAAAAGTTGGCCTGCTTGTTGTGTAGGAGACAGTTTCCCAATAAAGAGAGTCTTATTCGACATCAGCAACTCTCTGACCTCCACAAG AAAAACCTGGAGGTTCTACGCCGATCCCAAATGACGGAAGCAGAGCTGGAAGAGTTGGAGAGGAAAGAGACTGAG ATGAAATATAGAGACAgagcagctgagaggagagaaaaatatggTATCCCTGAACCCCCAGCGcccaaaaagaagaaatttagCCAACCAGCACCAGTCAT TAACTATGAGCAGCCCACTAAGGACGGCCTTAACAGTGACAATATTGGGAACAAAATGCTGCAGGCCATGGGCTGGAAGGAGGGGAAAGGACTTGGTCGCAACCAACAAGGCATCACCACACCCATTGAG GCACAGATGAGAACAAAAGGAGCTGGACTTGGCACTAAAGGCACCAACTACACCCTCTCTGCTTCAGACACGTACAAAGACGCAGTCCGCAAAGCCATGTTCGCTCGTTTCACTGAATTGGAATGA